In Panthera leo isolate Ple1 chromosome F3, P.leo_Ple1_pat1.1, whole genome shotgun sequence, one genomic interval encodes:
- the TAGLN2 gene encoding transgelin-2, which yields MANRGPAYGLSREVQQKIEKQYDADLEQILIQWITSQCRKDVGRPQPGRENFQNWLKDGTVLCELINGLYPEGQAPVKKIQASTMAFKQMEQISQFLQAAERYGINTTDIFQTVDLWEGKNMACVQRTLMNLGGLAVARDDGLFSGDPNWFPKKSKENPRNFSDNQLQEGKNVIGLQMGTNRGASQAGMTGYGMPRQIL from the exons ATGGCCAACAGGGGACCTGCCTACGGCCTGAGCCGGGAGGTGCAGCAGAAGATCGAGAAACAGTATGACGCAGACCTGGAGCAGATCCTGATCCAGTGGATCACCAGCCAGTGCCGCAAGGATGTGGGCCGGCCCCAGCCTGGGCGCGAGAACTTCCAGAACTGGCTCAAGGATGGCACG GTGCTGTGTGAGCTCATCAACGGGCTGTACCCCGAGGGGCAGGCCCCCGTGAAGAAGATCCAGGCCTCCACCATGGCCTTCAAGCAGATGGAGCAGATCTCTCAGTTCTTACAGGCGGCCGAACGCTATGGCATCAACACCACCGACATCTTCCAGACTGTGGACCTCTGGGAAG GAAAGAACATGGCGTGTGTGCAGCGGACGCTGATGAACCTGGGTGGGCTGGCGGTAGCCCGGGACGATGGGCTTTTCTCTGGAGATCCCAACTGGTTTCCTAA GAAATCCAAGGAGAACCCTCGCAACTTCTCGGACAACCAGCTACAAGAGGGCAAGAACGTGATCGGGCTACAGATGGGTACCAACCGCGGGGCGTCCCAGGCAGGCATGACCGGCTACGGGATGCCCCGCCAGATCCTCTGA